One genomic segment of Octopus sinensis linkage group LG22, ASM634580v1, whole genome shotgun sequence includes these proteins:
- the LOC115223213 gene encoding PWWP domain-containing protein 2B, translating into MADERRGHHQAVCKGEKLPVFIEEAIEDVLIVCLEAGAKKYRGVLVDSDKRSLPHGVCFPFKRDSNDDSSDSKSDTNVGCTEKGDQNVQISAAALRHTYNQDFSQFGEKVVALTKRTYTRHFKDKTVRSIRLRPRQTLCSKCKSACHDSAADPSSSIAKSSQNSSLSSVSQSSSNSLHSLPSRLSTPTSLKPLLLPPPPPPPPPPPPQFPAPLPLTTRNNQNTRNNTLMFNARSRSPPITRNRQQNTPLSSPKTNRYCQPPPSPKPSRYSQPPPSPKTTRYNQPPPSPKTTRYSSNQPPPSPRATRYNQPPPSPKNTYYNQPPPSPKNSRYAQPPPSPKPSRYNQPPPSPKSLRYNQPPPSPKPPHYNQPPPSPRNSRYSLPPPSPKPPRFNHPSQSPKPPRFNQPPQSPRPVSSPITLPLPQAQVQLEPLKLTEHPETRSESRKRKSSLAEEYVPTNDKLNPKSEGLTIVKSSPIIKISVGEGTVLKIPPRLHSEVVDTDQSSDEKLENKEYSSHKRLKKALKKAKEKLKRVDSENGDKISSGHHRKHKRKHKHKHACADIDRNLPALGVDKSNREENDFETEPTDSEMNDHQRPRLLYTWRRNSGLSRVESESSANTISGDLKNEKSTVNLLLDNSLETKSESSGESTDGFNSNSANGISDSDSDYRDEYEEQEFPGSQSPTSDSLKPLMMKIQTKTVTKVETSEGRIIHVGDIVWGKIQGFPWWPGRVLSITVSTRDNGVVIAQLAHVSWFGSSTMSHMQCVDLYPFLEDFKLRYNKKKRGPYKVAIKQATVAAKSFLGNIKMEDFEL; encoded by the exons ATGGCGGACGAGAGACGGGGGCACCACCAAGCCGTTTGTAAAGGCGAGAAATTACCTGTATTCATCGAGGAAGCTATCGAGGATGTCCTCATCGTGTGCTTGGAGGCCGGCGCCAAGAAATACCGCGGTGTTCTGGTCGATTCCGACAAAAG AAGTTTGCCCCACGGTGTATGTTTCCCGTTTAAAAGGGATTCCAATGATGACTCGTCAGATAGTAAAAGTGACACGAACGTTGGGTGTACCGAGAAGGGAGATCAGAATGTTCAGATCTCTGCTGCGGCCCTTCGGCATACGTACAATCAGGATTTTTCACAGTTCGGCGAAAAGGTTGTAGCATTGACCAAAAGGACGTACACTAGACATTTCAAAGACAAGACTGTGCGAAGTATTCGCCTTAGACCTCGTCAAACTCTGTGCTCCAAATGCAAGTCGGCATGCCATGACAGTGCGGCAGATCCGAGTTCTTCCATTGCTAAGAGCTCTCAGAACTCTTCACTGTCTTCTGTTTCACAATCTTCTTCAAACTCTCTTCACTCTCTTCCATCCCGGCTTTCAACACCCACATCTCTTAAACCACTACTTctcccaccgccgccgccgccgcctccaccacccccaccacaatTTCCAGCCCCTTTGCCTCTGACCACACGTAACAACCAAAACACTCGAAACAACACTCTCATGTTCAATGCACGTAGTAGATCCCCACCAATAACCagaaaccggcaacaaaataccCCGCTCTCTTCCCCCAAAACTAATCGGTATTGCCAACCGCCTCCTTCTCCAAAACCATCACGTTATAGTCAACCACCTCCTTCACCAAAAACTACAAGGTACAACCAGCCCCCGCCATCTCCAAAAACTACACGATACAGTAGCAACCAGCCACCTCCATCGCCCCGGGCAACACGATACAATCAGCCACCCCCTTCACCTAAAAATACATATTACaatcaaccaccaccatcacccaagAACTCAAGGTATGCCCAACCCCCTCCATCCCCCAAGCCCTCTCGTTACAACCAGCCTCCACCCTCACCTAAATCTTTACGTTacaaccaaccaccaccatcacctaagCCTCCTCATTACAATcagccaccaccatctccacgcAATTCTCGTTATagcttaccaccaccatcacctaaaCCCCCTCGCTTCAATCACCCTTCTCAATCTCCTAAACCTCCACGCTTTAATCAACCCCCACAATCTCCCAGACCAGTAAGTTCCCCAATAACCCTCCCCCTACCACAAGCCCAGGTTCAGCTGGAACCTCTGAAACTCACAGAACATCCAGAAACAAGGAGTGAGTCTCGAAAGAGGAAAAGCTCTCTGGCCGAGGAGTATGTGCCTACTAATGATAAACTGAACCCTAAATCTGAAGGACTGACCATTGTGAAATCTAGtccaattataaaaatatcagtTGGTGAGGGGACTGTGCTAAAAATTCCTCCTCGCCTTCATTCTGAAGTAGTGGATACAGACCAATCTTCAGATGAAAaacttgaaaataaagaatattcaaGTCATAAAAGATTGAAAAAAGCTTTAAAGAAAGCCAAGGAGAAGCTGAAACGGGTAGACTCTGAAAATGGTGATAAAATCTCGTCAGGTCATCACCGAAAGCACAAGCGGAAGCATAAACATAAACATGCTTGTGCGGATATAGATCGTAATTTACCAGCTCTGGGTGTTGACAAATCAAACAGAGAGGAAAATGACTTTGAAACTGAGCCGACTGATTCTGAGATGAACGACCATCAGCGGCCTCGGTTGTTGTACACTTGGCGGCGAAACAGCGGTTTATCACGGGTAGAATCGGAGAGTTCAGCAAACACCATATCAGgagatttaaaaaatgaaaaatccacAGTAAATCTTTTGCTTGATAATTCTTTAGAAACGAAATCGGAATCCTCAGGCGAATCGACGGACGGTTTTAACTCAAACTCAGCTAACGGGATATCTGATTCGGACTCTGATTACAGGGATGAATATGAAGAGCAAGAATTCCCAGGGAGTCAGTCACCCACGTCTGATTCCCTGAAACCTCTCATGATGAAAATTCAAACTAAAACTGTTACAAAAGTTGAAACTTCTGAGGGTCGTATAATTCATGTTGGAGATATTGTCTGGGGTAAGATTCAGGGCTTTCCCTGGTGGCCAGGACGAGTCCTCTCCATTACTGTAAGTACacgagacaatggagttgtgatAGCTCAGCTGGCTCACGTCTCGTGGTTTGGGTCCTCCACTATGTCACATATGCAGTGTGTCGATTTATATCCATTTTTAGAAGACTTTAAACTCCGATACAACAAAAAGAAGCGGGGTCCTTATAAAGTGGCTATAAAACAGGCAACTGTGGCTGCCAAGAGTTTCCTTGGAAATATCAAAATGGAAGATTTTGAATTGTGA